One Mangifera indica cultivar Alphonso chromosome 4, CATAS_Mindica_2.1, whole genome shotgun sequence genomic region harbors:
- the LOC123214757 gene encoding probable AMP deaminase codes for MDSSSASSLHLAMAALVGASLMAISAFFIHKRSVDQVLDRLIQIRRELPQNNHDHFDEEENEEEEYSEGVYGSDGDEMTRQQSRQSRSLDDSILRRYKNTMSSSLPNESVRNDWLEEDAKFDEAIRVRAQNCSASSLDKLNFIPSGLPPLQTSRRLGEDQPYNRGGSSARLASVGRLLTPKSPGGSAFENAEDSEDDGTELANEDDIDFSYDDIDSSANFMNDVDSKIQNSSAVPFRTDLVNLFQDQNCRGSINVVKPSIDVHGNGKVDTASVHVTGHDTFLPNVILPQRTTLHESTTIEEEEVLKMLQECLDLRNSYVYTEEVAPWLKEAVPESDASEVKTDPFHFEPVEASTHHFRMEDGVGHVYASENDTVDLFPVANSTKFFTDMHHILRIMSIGNVRSTCHHRLRFLEEKFRLHLLVNSDKEFLAQKGAPHRDFYNIRKVDTHVHHSACMNQKHLLRFIKLKLKKEPDEVVIFRDGKYMTLKEVFESLDLTGYDLNVDLLDVHADKSTFHRFDKFNLKYNPCGQSRLREIFLKQDNLIQGRFLAEVTKEVLLDLEASKYQMAEYRISVYGRKQSEWDQLASWFVNNEIYSENAVWLIQLPRLYNVYKQMGIVKSFQNILDNIFIPLFEVTIDPNSHPQLHLFLMQVVGFDLVDDESKPERRPTKHMPKPAEWTNDFNPAYSYYAYYCYANFYTLNKLRESKGMTTIKFRPHCGEAGEIDHLAAGFLLCNNISHGINLRKSPVLQYLYYLAQIGLSMSPLSNNSLFLDYHRNPFPIFFQRGLNVSLSSDDPLQIHLTKEALVEEYSVAAKVWKLSSCDLCEIARNSVYQSGFSYVAKLHWLGNKYYIRGPEGNDIHKTNVPNLRIAFRHKTWHDEMQYVYLGRAIFPENIDP; via the exons ATGGATTCATCTTCAGCTTCTTCTTTACATTTGGCCATGGCGGCTCTCGTTGGAGCCTCCTTGATGGCCATCTCGGCCTTCTTTATTCACAAGCGCAGTGTCGACCAAGTCCTTGATCGTCTCATCCAGATTCGCCGCGAACTCCCTCAAAACAACCACGACCATTTCGACGAAGAAGAAAACGAAGAAGAAGAGTATAGCGAGGGAGTATATGGTTCCGATGGAGATGAGATGACGAGACAGCAGAGTCGCCAGTCGAGGTCGTTGGATGACAGCATACTTCGACGTTATAAAAATACCATGTCATCTTCGTTGCCAAATGAGTCTGTGAGAAATGATTGGTTAGAAGAAGATGCTAAGTTTGATGAGGCGATTAGGGTTAGAGCACAGAACTGTTCCGCTTCTTCGCTTGATAAACTCAATTTCATTCCCTCTGGACTTCCGCCTCTTCAAACATCACGAAGACTTG ggGAAGATCAGCCTTATAACCGTGGGGGTTCTAGTGCAAGGCTGGCATCTGTTGGCAGGCTACTTACTCCGAAATCTCCTGGAGGGAGTGCCTTTGAAAATGCTGAGGATTCTGAGGATGATGGCACAGAACTTGCAAATGAAGATGATATCGATTTTAGCTATGATGACATTGATTCTTCTGCTAATTTCATGAAT GATGTTgattctaaaattcaaaattcttcTGCTGTTCCATTCAGAACTGATCTTGTGAACCTTTTTCAAGATCAAAATTGTCGAGGTAGTATAAATGTAGTGAAACCTAGTATTGATGTGCATGGCAATGGAAAGGTAGATACAGCTTCAGTGCACGTAACAGGGCATGATACTTTTTTGCCCAACGTTATATTGCCTCAGAGAACTACATTGCATG AGTCAACAACCATAGAAGAAGAGGAAGTGTTAAAAATGCTTCAAGAGTGTTTGGATCTGCGAAATAGTTATGTTTATACTGAAGAAGTTGCTCCTTGGTTGAAGGAAGCTGTCCCTGAATCTGATGCATCAGAAGTGAAGACTGATCCATTTCACTTTGAACCTGTTGAAGCAAGTACA CATCACTTTCGGATGGAGGATGGAGTAGGACATGTTTATGCAAGTGAAAATG ATACCGTAGATCTTTTTCCTGTTGCAAATTCAACTAAATTTTTTACTGATATGCATCACATTCTGAGAATTATGTCTATTGGAAATGTTCGCTCTACATGTCACCACAGGCTACGGTTTCTTGAGGAG AAATTTCGGCTCCATTTGTTAGTAAATTCAGACAAGGAATTTTTGGCTCAGAAGGGTGCTCCTCATCGTGATTTTTATAATATCCGAAAAGTTGATACACATGTGCATCATTCTGCTTGTATGAACCAGAAACATCTTCTGCGTTTCATCAAGttgaaactgaaaaaagaaCCTGATGAG GTTGTTATATTTAGAGATGGAAAGTACATGACACTAAAGGAAGTATTTGAGAGTTTGGACTTGACCGG GTATGATTTGAATGTGGATTTGTTGGATGTTCATGCTGATAAGAGTACATTTCATCGATTTGATAAATTCAATCTCAAATACAATCCTTGTGGGCAAAGCAGACTTAGAGAGATCTTCTTAAAGCAAGACAATCTTATCCAAG GACGATTTTTGGCTGAAGTAACAAAGGAAGTTTTATTAGATCTTGAAGCTAGCAAATACCAG ATGGCAGAATACAGAATATCTGTATATGGGAGGAAACAAAGTGAATGGGACCAGCTAGCGAGTTGGTTtgttaacaatgaaatttatagTGAGAATGCTGTTTGGTTAATCCAG CTACCTAGGCTATACAACGTTTACAAGCAAATGGGAATTGTTAAATCTTTTCAGAATAttcttgataatattttcattCCCCTCTTTGAAGTAACGATTGATCCAAACTCTCATCCTCAGCTTCACCTGTTTCTAATGCAG GTTGTCGGTTTTGACCTTGTAGATGATGAAAGTAAACCTGAAAGGCGTCCAACAAAGCACATGCCCAAACCAGCTGAATGGACCAATGATTTTAATCCTGCATACTCGTATTATGCTTACTACTGCTATGCAAACTTTTATACTCTCAACAAG CTTCGTGAATCAAAGGGAATGACAACAATTAAATTTCGTCCGCACTGTGGGGAG GCTGGGGAAATTGACCATTTGGCTGCTGGATTCCTTTTATGCAATAACATATCTCATGGGATTAATTTGCGGAAATCCCCTGTTTTGCAGTACTTGTATTACCTTGCTCAG ATTGGATTGTCAATGTCACCACTGAGCAACAATTCCCTCTTCCTAGACTATCATCGCAATCCATTTCCTATTTTCTTCCAGCGTGGCCTAAATGTTTCACTTTCATCTGATGATCCTCTGCAAATTCATTTAACAAAAGAAGCTCTTGTGGAAGAATATAGTGTGGCAGCAAAG GTATGGAAGCTAAGTTCTTGTGACCTATGTGAGATAGCTAGGAATTCTGTTTATCAATCAGGATTTTCGTACGTGGCAAAG TTGCACTGGCTTGgcaataaatattatatcagaGGCCCTGAAGGAAATGATATTCATAAGACAAATGTACCAAACTTGCGAATTGCCTTTCGACATAAG ACATGGCATGATGAAATGCAGTATGTATACCTGGGAAGAGCCATATTTCCTGAAAATATAGACCCTTAG